One Mauremys reevesii isolate NIE-2019 linkage group 5, ASM1616193v1, whole genome shotgun sequence genomic window carries:
- the TNIP2 gene encoding TNFAIP3-interacting protein 2 translates to MQLGGLLFTLLEEETRPRGDLCSLPPTMCSVNEDSSTDPLVARCRQLEETVEKLHLENKSLKSKVPRYKAICNLYHESGQQLKHLQMQLSAKEAMIGELRASVAKYQAVQLGAAQEGEQQPSPPGGKFVEPAKSLVESLIDQVGQMKQELKDSERISAQKVETLSQEVQKLNRQLEEKDRDIQQIISQPQYEKEREILRLQRSLAEREKVQATSEVLCRSLTDETHQLQRKLASTAEMCQQLAKCLEEKRKDRGYLEEHIPIERSNQLQFSENKTSPQTIICQLQEENRKLQQKVFHVEDLNTKWQAYDASREEYVKRLHLQLKELKSQPEQQQRNSELMQKEISRLNKLLEEKMNECIKVKRELEDVKKAKDGDRERVQMLEQQVLVYKDDFTSERADRERAQSKIQELQAEVACLQHQLTRRQESRETTGHVRVHTGNQNHRVYVQTNVEHLLGNSQVQSGVRRTGSQSEQPATRTDSGSSGSERRGQGELQCPHCMRFFNDELSDEFLRHVAECCQ, encoded by the exons ATGCAGCTGGGGGGGTTATTGTTCACCCTGCTGGAGGAAGAGACGCGGCCGCGGGGTGATCTgtgctctcttccccccaccatgTGCTCAGTGAACGAGGACAGCAGCACGGACCCCCTGGTAGCCcggtgcaggcagctggaggagACCGTGGAGAAGCTGCACCTGGAGAACAAGAGCCTCAAGAGCAAAGTGCCTCGGTACAAAGCCATCTGCAACCTGTATCATGAGTCCGGGCAGCAGCTGAAGCACCTTCAAATGCAGCTCTCAGCCAAGGAGGCGATGATCGGGGAGCTGAGGGCGAGCGTGGCCAAGTACCAGGCTGTCCAACTGGGAGCAGCACAGGAAGGGGAGCAGCAGCCATCGCCACCTGGGGGAAAGTTTGTTGAACCTGCTAAATCTCTAGTGGAAAGTTTAATAGATCAGGTTGGCCAAATGAAGCAGGAGCTTAAAGACAGCGAGAGAATTTCAGCACAGAAGGTGGAAACTTTGAGCCAG GAAGTGCAGAAGCTGAATCGGCAACTAGAAGAAAAAGACAGAGATATACAGCAGATAATAAGTCAGCCACAgtatgaaaaagagagagaaatcttACGACTCCAGAGAAGcttggcagagagagagaaagtccaGGCCACAAGTGAAGTACTGTGTCGTTCACTCACCGATGAAACTCACCAACTTCAACGTAAATTGGCATCCACAGCAGAAATGTGTCAGCAGCTGGCAAAATGTctagaagaaaagagaaaagacaGAGGGTATTTAGAGGAGCATATTCCGATTGAAAGATCCAATCAG CTACAATTTTCAGAGAATAAAACTTCACCCCAAACAATTATTTGCCAACTACAGGAGGAAAACAGGAAGTTACAACAAAAAGTGTTTCAT GTGGAAGACTTAAATACAAAGTGGCAGGCGTATGATGCTAGTAGAGAAGAATATGTGAAACGACTCCACCTGCAGCTGAAAGAACTGAAGTCTCAACCcgaacagcagcaaagaaattcAGAGCTGATGCAGAAGGAGATTTCTCGGTTGAACAAATTACTGGAAGAAAAAATGAATGAATGCATTAAAGTAAAGCGAGAGTTAGAGGATGTGAAGAAGGCTAAAGATGGAGATCGTGAGCGTGTACAAATGTTGGAGCAACAG GTACTTGTTTACAAGGATGATTTCACGTCTGAAAGAGCAGATCGAGAGCGTGCACAAAGTAAAATACAGGAACTTCAGGCAGAAGTTGCTTGTCTACAGCACCAGCTAACCAGGAGACAG GAATCAAGAGAGACAACTGGTCATGTTAGAGTTCACACTGGGAACCAAAATCATCGTGTGTATGTACAGACAAATGTTGAACATCTACTGGGCAACAGCCAAGTCCAGTCAGGCGTGAGGAGAACAGGTTCACAATCTGAACAACCTGCTACACGCACAGACAGTGGGAGTTCAGGGTCAGAGAGACGAGGACAGGGTGAACTTCAGTGCCCTCATTGCATGAGGTTCTTCAATGATGAACTCAGTGATGAATTTCTCAGACATGTTGCTGAATGTTGTCAATAA